Within the Miscanthus floridulus cultivar M001 chromosome 2, ASM1932011v1, whole genome shotgun sequence genome, the region GAAACAAATGAACATCAGTGCATGTGCATGATAATAGCATAAGAAACAGAGATGTCGCTAATTGAATCATCTAAAAAAAAATCCACAGGCAGGAGGCTACTGGAGCACAACGTGCCAAATATATAAAGATCCAGCTCGACAATTTGAACTGTCATCTTTAGCATATAGTACTAGTAACAGTAAGAGGACTCCTTAGTTATTCCTGAAAACCAGTTACAACCTCTGTAATTTTAGCAAAGCGTACAATGAGCATTTTTGGTAGAAACCTACAGAGTAGCCCCTTCAGCAAACTAAACACTATAACCTGCAGCTAGATACTGCTTCGTTTACTGGCAAACATGATGTAGATATTTAATCATGTAACAAAAAGGGCAACCACGGAGAATTGGAGAGTGCATAATTCTGGGAAAGCCTTTTGTGGGGAAAGACCAACAACTTGCTTAAGATTAGAAAAGCAAGCACGTCCTTGGATATAATTAGTTTGGGGCCTTCATGCAACGATTAGATTTTATGATGACAAAAATACTGGAGGTGTTTCTTTTTAGACATTGGCAGTGATGTAGCCTTGCTGACAAATCTGGAAGCAGATCTGAGCGTTTTAGTTTGCTGGCCGACCAAGCAAAAATATTCAGTCAGATTTTATTCAGTTGTATCGTCTTGTTCACTTTCTATAGGGAGGGCAAAGATTAAGCAATAGTAGTCCCGAGGATTGTATGAGCAAGGTCTGAACTGTTTCTATTAGTAGAAACATAAGGAACCCCAAAGGGAGAATACGAAAGATTAACCAATGCTGCGTTTTTAGAAGAAGCAATTGGATAAGAGGTGAATGAGCAGACAAAGCGACCAAGGGCTCACGCAAGAAACCACTAATAGTTGGCCCACAATGTGGCCAAATGTTTCAGACCAACTCTACTGAAGCAAATATACTAGGCCCATTTATCTCATCAGACTCCTTAAGTAAAGCAATAAATTATTAAAGCATTCAACAATCCTGACCCTCTTATCTCTGAAATCAGCTCCTAGATTAAAGCTTTTCTTtatttctcttttctctttttttgcaTGTAGCATAAACCTTTTGGTCTGAATTCAATCCAGATTCGTGTTTAATTCCTACCATCCTCTTGTCTTTCTTTCAGCTCTTGACCATCAATAACTCCAACAATAATCACATTTAAATATCTGTAAATTGATTCCTTACTGGAATCACTACTATATATTCATGCAAATAGGTAATCAAGCTCTTAAGTCAACGTTAAAACACTTGTACAAGCTGTATTACTATTACCAAAACATGACAATGCAATCCACAACATTGATAATTGGTTAATTTAGCACTTAAACTCACGTCAAACATAGATCACTCTTTAAGTATTAACGCTTTCATCAGTCCAACCTGTCACTGATTAATCTTGTTCACAACCTATTAATCCGATTAATGCCCATAAATAAGACACAAGCTAATCAATATATCAATACATACTCATAAAAGGCGGCTTTGCTCTCTGATTTGATACACTACCAAACACCTCACAAAAATCTGATTTAGGGGTCAATACTACAAACCCTAATTACCAAACAATGTGGTAGAGACCATGTGGAGTTCTTAGATTACAACCAACAGAGATACCCAGTGAGGCCTTGATAGCATGATAATCATATGGAGTCACCACACGACATGTTGCTTGAATTAAATAAACTAACCATAAAGAATAGGATAAGATTACAATATATTGTGCTAGTAATTAGTGGTCAAAGTAGTATGTCGGTGGCCATGTCGGTGTCCACACTGATGCACTATTATAATTGGAGGGAGTACTCCAAATCTGTGCTACCTTGTTCATCTATCCATTATATTAAGTGGAAGTAGATTCCACTACAATTCAGGAGTTCAAACAACCCTAGGACTGAAGTATCAACCTAGAACTTCTCAAAAGAATATACTCAGATAAATCAAAATACATTACATTACATATCAACAAAGTTATCTTGCAAGACAACAGTGTATCAGCACAATATAGAACCTATTTTCATTGTACTGAGACGTATCGACAAAAATGGTATGCAACTTATGCAAGTCCTGGCTGGGCTTTTCAGGCTTACCTATAAACAGTTGAACATTAGGTGCTACTTTGTATTAAGAGGAAAGATGCATAAAACACAGCCATTGGCTTATAACAAAGGAGCATTCCATTAACAAGTCTTATAAGCTGCGGCAAGTTAAACCATTCTAACAGAGCGTGGTATTATGTTGACATATGCAACCTATTATCAACTGCTTTTCAACAGAAGGAAATCACATGCAGGTAGCATCTTCTAAGTTCTATCTGAATTGTCACATTTATCTATACTATAAAGGAGCGAAGAAATTGAAAATATCTTTTTACCCAAAATTTTCTTACCCATCTTACATGAGAACCATTGGATGAATTGAGTTTTTAAATCTGATGGCCCTAATTAATCTTAGAGTGGGGCCGTAAGATGTCTTACGCGTGAGATCTTACGTTCCTGTCCGCCACACTCCCCACGCTGTTTTTTTTTCACCAGCAACTTGTTTACCCGCCCACGCGTACCCATGAGCCACGGGCCATGATGCGGTTACGATGCCCTCCCTTACCCGCCCACGCGTACCCACGGGCCACGGTGTTGCAGTTACGATGCCTTCCGCATCCGTGGCATCGGCGCCTCCTTCCATGGGTGTTGTCCTTTTGTTCCCATCAGCGCCGCCAATCCCCGGCGGCCTCGCCTTTCCTTCCCTCGGCAGCGGCGACCTCTCAATTCCAGCGGCGGCACGAGATGCGGTTCCCAACTTCCAGATCGACAAGCCCCGGTGGACGAGAAACCCAAGCCCTATCGGCGGATGGCGACGCACTGATGGAGTCCCTGGAGGCCCTCGACTTGCAGATTGACAGGCCCGGGCGTATGCGAAACCCCAAGCCCTATCGGCGGATGGTGACGCACTGATGGAGTCCCTAGAGGCCCTTGTGGTGCACATCTAGGGCCTCTCAGGTCGGCAACCCCTTCTGACGCCCGAcaggggaggaggagaagggcgTGCCGGCATTGCTAGAGCCGGTGCCCGCGGAGGACGCGACGGTGTGTCCGGGAGCGGGTGGCGAGGTCGCGTCGTCGTAGCCCCTAACCGCGCCAAGGTCCGGATCTCACTCCATCCCCTATGGCCCCTTCAGGTTTCTGGTTTTGATCTGGTTCTTATTGCGGCCTCGCTGGTGGTGGTGCCAGCACACGACTGGGCTGCAGGCACTGACTGGCGCCATGGACAAACCGGAGGCACTCTTGAGGTCTTTATGTTCATTGAGTTAAATTGTTATGTTTATAAACTGAAACTTTTCAGTCCTATGCTCAATTTCTGGATTGGAGAATGTTTGAATCTGTAGAAGGTATATTTTTTACTTATTTTTTAAAGACATTGGCAGGCTTTGTAATTATAAATTTACTGATATGCTTCCTTTGTATTTTCTACCAGCACAGAATGATTTAGATGAACCAAACCCCCAAAAGAAGATGGTTCAGATACCTTGCTTATTAGGACGTCGCCTATCAGGCTACCATAACTTTAAACATAAAGGCCTAATGTCATTTTATTTGGTTATGCTCTTCtcatctatatatataataataggtAAAGCGCACCGGTCTGTTTATACAGTGGAAAAAAGGCTCTCAAATCACAATCGTTTTGTGAATTTTGGTTTCAGGCCTGTACATGTTGTTATTTGTTTCAGATCTAAATTTGGATTCCAAACTCTATGAGGTGCCTTATTTTGGTCTGCGTGTGAGAagtttcttcttaatgcaatgccacACGGGGGTAGTCTCCCCCCTTCCCCAGGTAGAGTTCTTTTATGCTGCAATATTTGTTAGGAGGAACGCCCTGTTTCCAGATAAATAAGCATTATTCAGTGTCTCTTGTCATCTGGTGATCTGGTGTACATTTCAAAGTTATTTTAATGGATTGAATATTGTGCAAGAATTGTAGAAGTATGCACCATGTAGTTGGATGGTTTATTTGCTGCTTCTCAGTTCTCACTCGATGCAGCAATAATATCAATTCCGTGATCCTTATGCCGCACTTTGTGAAACTTTGCTTTCCTGTTGTTTTATCTGAACAGGGGACGATTTTCTTGTTGCTAGCACTGACTAACTGGGCATAAAGCTGATGCTTGCTTTCAAAACTGGTATTCATGATACGGTCGCCATTGACCTGGCAAGAGATTAGCTGCAATGTAAGGTTGTTTTCCTTATCTCTGTCGCAAGTTGACTGAACTGAATGGATTTAGGCCATTGTGGCAGGTGGCAATGTTCATCAATGACATCGTAACTTGGGGTGAAAAACAGTTGTTCTTCCTAGATTACTATGCAACAAGTAAGCTTGATGTTAGTCTTGCAGAGAAGGTGCTGCCACTTTATTTTCTCACTGAAACAAAATAAAATTTGCCCTTCTCATAATTGTTTTCTTGGTCTTCTGCTCATGTAACTTTTTGATTTTACCCATAAGTACTTCATAAATTTTATGTAGGTTATCAATGGGATTGTGGATGGGTGTGAACAATCAGGTTGCACTGACtacaaaagacaaaaaaaaaaagcaatcaGATTTTGCTCTCGTAGGAGGGGAGGTAAGATATTATTCTGAATTAAATTACCATGACTCAGCAATTCAACACTGTGGTGTTATTCTTATAAATAAGTCACAGTAGCTGTATATGAACTGATCAAACGTCTTGCCCTGCTGGTACTGTCTTTGATTGCTGCATATTTATTATGTTATAATTGTTTACTCGGTTATTAtctgatttttaaaaaaaaaatgttcCCTGTTAGGTGCTAAATGTGAGGTGAAGTTCGAATTGGGGCATCCATAGTACGAGCAGCTAGGCCTCCAGCAGAGGGGGGGTTGGGGGAATGAAATGGTGGGTATTTCAATTTGGTTGGGCTCAGGACTTAGTATAGAATTGCTATCTGTTGAAACTAACACTGATTTTTGTGGATGGATCAATCTGATCAAGTTTTACATCGGGAAATTCAGTTCCTCAGTTGttgatacaacaacaacaacaacatagcctttcagtcccaagcaagttagggtaggctagagttgaaacccaccaagagccccaagtcagggttcaggcacttcaatagctgctttccaagtactactattcaaacatagatctctaggtatatcccaagctttcaaatctcctttttattgcctccccccatgtcaatttcggtcttcctctacctctcctcatattattagcttggcttaggactccacaatgcactggtgcctctggaggtctcctttggacatgaccaaaccacctcaaccgatgttggacaagcttttcttcaattggtgctacctctaagcgatcacgtatatcatcgttccgaactcggtccattcttgtgtgaccgcaaatccatcgcaacatacgcatttctgcaacactcagttgttgaacatgtcgaatctttgtaggccaacattctgctccatacaacatagtcggtctaatcgccgttctatagaacttgccttttagcttttgtggtacccacgtcacagagaatgccaaaagcttgtcgccacttgatccaccctgctttgattctatggctaatgtccgtatcaatatctccatccctctgtagcatcgatcccagataccgaaaggtatccttcttaggcactacttgaccttccaaactcacatctccctcctcctgtacaactccgccaaagtcgcatctcatgtatttggTTTTAGTTTTACTCAATCtcaaacctttagactcaagggtctcccaccataactctagtttcctatttactcccgcctggctttcgtccactaacactatatcatcagcgaacaacatacaccaagggatatcctcttgtatgttcctagtaacctcatccattaccaaggcaaataGATTAATGAATTAATAGGTGGTGGATCATGTTTGGTAGTTCGAGAACATTCTGCCCTTATCCCATCCCATCAATATCTTCCATATTTTCCATTACACAGCTGCATTAATTGTTTTGTCGAAATTTTGCCGAGTAAATAATTTTGTCGATGCATTGGCTCTGCTAATGATGTATTGTAAAATTTTAAACTCTCTTACTCTGCTCCATACACTCTCATTCTGAAATGCTTGCAGGGAAATAACATACTAAGAACCTTGCAGCATGATGGTTAAATTTCTGGGTCCATGTAGTGTTACGGCAGAAGCTCAAGGGTGGTTGGcatcaatgaagctgaagatggAGGGAGACTCAGAAGAGATTTTGTTCCAACTTTTTTGCATATACCAAGACAAAAAAAAAGggggaaatcatgtgcaaaataCGTGGATCATAACCATGTCTTACTATTTCATAGGATATTTTGTCCGGATCGATGTGAAGATGTGCTTGCTCCTTGGTAATTGTTTTGAGGACCATCTTGTTTAGTGTTAAATAATAATCGATCAGAGAATAATAATCTCCTTGTACTACTAATGGATCAGAGAATTTATGGTAAAAAAGGTTCATTTTTATTTATCAATTGCAAAGAGATGTTTTCGCATGTAACTTGTTTCGAGCTAGAAATACCTATGTTGAAATTGCCCTTCCAAGATAATTGTATGACATGTCAAGATTATTAAGGGAATTGCCTCTTTCCGTTGTATTTTTATCTCCTTAATGAAATGACATGTAGTTCTGTGTAGTTTGAGAACGAATTCCAGGCTTGTGGTTGTGACTCGGCTCACTCCAGCTCAATCGTTTTGTAGTCAGTGTGGTAGAGCTTTCCTTTTAAATTCTTAAGCTTTACTTATTGAAAATTCCTAAAAATTCCTGAAAAATCTTTAAATCTACAAAATATTCTTATGGCCAAGTGCGTGCCGCACGTGCATTTATACTATAATATAGTAATTTACCTTCACAAGATACAGCATGCATAAAGTTGCTGTAATAGAAAGATGTTAGCAGACTAACCTGCCGAGGTACAAGAGTCTCCCCAGTGATGACTGAATTGGCGAGCCTGAGTGTGCATCTGGTCACAAGCATTGGAAGCCCAGGCGTCATGTTCCGCCACATGTCTGCATCATTCAGCAACTTCTGCAAATCAGTAGCCAGGGCAGCCTGATCACTCCACAGCATCACCGCATTATCCGCCACCCTCAGATCGACCATCCTCTCGATGAGCCAATACAGATGCTTCACGTTCAACACCGCAGACTGCAGGTTAAGCCTCTGAATGGCCTCGCGTTCATCACTGTCCACCGCAACCCTGAAGTCCGGGCTTGCGTACTTCCCCATGAGCTCCTTGACTGTGTCCAGGCGCGACTGAAATGCCTCGTCGAGCACCTTGTGGACGCAGTCCCGCGACGGGTAGTCCTTAAGGAGCATCGCTACGAACGCCTTGGTGGCAGCGTGGACGGGGTGGCCATGGATCGCCGAGTGGATCAGGCCGTGCAGCATCGCCTCGGAGGGCGACCTGGCGGCCACCCCCGCAGCGGAAGAAGGACCAGCGGCGACGGGGGGAGGAGAAACCCTGGCGAGCAGGTCGGCTGCCTCATCGGCGGGGAGGAGCCGCGCCAGGTCAATGACGCGGGCCTCCTCGTCTTCGGACCAGGGCACGGCCTCGAGGAAGCGGATGCAAGCCTCGACGCAGGCGTCGAAGAGGAGCAGGAGCGCGACGGGGAGGAGGTCGAGGGCATCGCCGGGGGAGCGGATGGCGCCCGCGAAATCGAGAGTGTGGAGGAGGCGGAGCACCTGGATGTGGGCGTCGAACGGGCGGGGGCAAAAGGGGGGCGCCACCACCGCGAGGGAGAGACGGCCACTCGCGGCGGTGGGCCAGCGGTCGGAGAGGAGGGCGGCGAAGTAGCGGGAGCGAAGGAGGGACGCAGACGAGACGTGCAGGTCGAGGAAGGttccggaggcggcggcggagaggTGGCAGTCGATGTCGGGCATGGCGTCCACGTCGTCGGGAGAGGAGGGgtcgaggtggaggcggaggaaGACGTCGGCGTTGGGGAAGGTAAGCGGGTCGGGAGAGCTGGAAGTAGATGAGGGAGGCGGAGGGGACGGCGGCGAGCAGAAGGCGGCGAGGCGGGAGCTGCTCGCCGAGCGCTGGCGCTTGCGGAGGGACATCGCCGTCGGCGTTCGATGTCGGTAATTGGGGATTATTTTCTTCTCGCTTTGCCGCTTTGGGGATAGTGACTTTTAGTGAGGCCGCGAGGGAGAGGGGAGTGCGTCAGTTGCGCGCTTATAAAAAAGGAAGGGACACTGGCCCGAATGGAttgagatgaggatgaggatccgTCCGGATAAATGAAACCTGATGTACCTTCTCGGAGGCTACGTTTGAATttcgttttttttttcagaaaaacTGTTTCTCACTCGCGCATTTTATTTGGCTGTGTCACTCGATTCTGGTAGCCGTCCGATCTCTCTGTCTCTCATCTGCCTGCTCTTCTTTTGCTTTGATATGTCTCTTACATGTGGGTCCGTCTTGTCTGCGCCTACTGTTTCAATTTTCGAGAGTCGCGCCTCCTCTACTGGTTTGGAAACGGAGTCCTGGAGTCCACCGCTTCATTTCTGCGTGCGTTTTGAGTTCCTCGTCTGTGAGTGGAGCTCCCAGAGGTGACGCGAGGCGATTCGAGGCGATGGGCTAGGGTTTGTGATTTTCTCTTTGTTTTCTCCTTTTGTTCTATAGATCTGAGTTATTTTAGTTATCTGTATGTATTTTGAATCTTCTGTGTTGTGTTTTCTCGTCTGTCAGTGTTGTTCGAAGAGGCGTTTGGATGCGACGCGAGGTGTATCGGGGGATTCCGAGCTAGGGTTCATGATTTCTTCCTCAATTTCTCCTTTAGTTCCATGAATCTGAGCTATTTGAGTTGTATGGATGTATTCTGAATCTCCTgtgttgttttatttttttcgaTTTGATCGGATGCTATTGCTCCCCTTTTCTATTGGGGTCTCTGATCTGTTCGTGTTGAGGTTTGCTGCCGACCTGGAGCTTGGATCGTCCACGGTGCTAGGGTTCGTTCATTTATGTTAATAGTTTTCTTATTTTTGTTGCGGATGTTGATTGTATCGGTGTATGTTTCATTCTGATCAAATTTATTTGTATATGTTTGTTGTTTTCTTAGTTCTTATTTTCCAGTCGCCGTGTTGATCTGGAGATTGGATCGGCATCTGGTATAAGGTATAAGTTTCTCTATCCTTTTCTATGTTTTTTATTTCGTTGTGCACCTCTgtttgttcttgcaagtgtgatgcGTTTTTTGTGTTGAATGTGTTGTTATGGTTTGCTTGATCTATGTCATGTTGTTCTATGCTCTAGGTTCAATTTAAGTGGTAGTTTCAGTATGAGGTTTACTTCATTGTCAGTTTTGTataatttattttgattttaAGTGTTAGTTAAGTTGAGTTCAACCTATTTTCAGTTATAGTTTATTTTAATAGAATCTCTTTTTAGTTGAAGTTAACATTCATTTTTGTTTAGTGGAATCTATTTTTAGTTATAGTTTAATTGAAGTTGAGGTTAAGTTTATTCAGTTTAAGTTCAAATTGTATCCGGCTTCAGTGTTTTAGCTGTTAGTGTAGTTATtatttagagttttatttttgtaaatttatattgttatatcaGGTTTTCTTTCATTTTCAATTTTTTCATTTATTGTGGTTAGCTTATATGTTTAGTTCAGTTTCTGTTTATTAGAATTTATCTCCAATTTAAGTTAGGTTAAATTGACTACATCTTATTCAGAGTTTTATTatgatttttttcttttatttcttcattTGTGTGTGACCTGTCAAGCATTCATGTTTAAAATCATATCTGATATGTACGAATAGTTCTCCCTCATGTAATTTTCAGTCTCAGTTAAGTTTCAGAATCATCCTCTTAGTTCAGTTTAGTTTTCCTTTCTAGTTCAATTTAAGTTTTAGATTTCTTAATCTCAGGATATGACCAGGATAAATTCAGCTTAAAGTAGAATGTTACAAAATTTTCAACGATATGACCAGAATAAATTCGACAAAAATTAAATTCaattatttgttagaatttatttCGATTTTAAGTTTAGGTTAACTTGAGTACATCCTATTTTTAGTTCAAGTTTAGAATAATATAATCTTTTTTATTACAATATATTTTTAGTTTTAGTTGAATCGATGTTCAggttaagggcatgtttggttcgcctagtagctactaaatttagtagtttttagtcattttagtaactttttaaccaaacactatgactaaaagctactaaaagggcTTTAATCATCTCTAataactctggagttactaaaagtgactaaaccgtttagtagttactaaagtttagtagctcgaactaaacaccccctaagtttAGTAGAGTTCTAGTTCAATTTTTTATCAGGGTTCAGTGTTTTTAGCTGTTAGTTTAGTTAATATTCAGAGTTTCAGTTTACGAAATTTCTTTTGTTATATCAGCTTTgatttcatttttttcatttattGTCTTTAGCTTTTATCAATGTTTTTTAGGCGCTAGGCGGTTTCTAGGCGGTGACCCATCGCCTAGCGCCTAGGcgttttgatatttttttatatctcagcatatatagctaaataaattatataaatatAGTAGCCGAGTGAATTTTATAAAAAGAGAAAAGGTCCAATAGACATACCTTAGTTGATAGAAAAGCGATGTTCATGCTTAGTTCATAGTTGATAGTTGATACAATACAAATGTGATGTCCTGCAGCAATACAAGTGGAGAACAGACCATATCAGTAGTTAAATATAAATGGACAGCAGACCATATGAACAATACaagttatacaaaaatagaaaagaGCAGGTTAAGTACTTATCTCAATGATCTTAGCCCTTTCCTATCCATCAGACATTATCAGCAATTCAGCAGCAAATGATAGCCATTTAAAACCACAAACATGTAGGGATAACAGTAGCAGCAAAGAAAATTAAATGGTACAGAACAACACATAATTCAGTTCTTAAAATACAGAACACATGCACACAGGCACACAGACTGCAGGAGTTCCAAGTTCATAAGTTAAAGATACAATTAAAAGATAAACATGACATGATAAAGCCCCACTGACATATCTTCTTCAATAGGGTTCCATAtattcatcctcatcttcatcaaacTCTTCTTCTTCGGAGTCAAATTCTTCTCCTTCATAAAGCTACCTCACTCTTACACTTCTACGCAGCTCAAGTTGTTGGTCTGCTCCTACTGCTTCTCCAATAACAGACCAAGGTATCCCTGTACCTTCTATCTCCTCATCTTCCTCGTCTCTTTAGACAACTATTGCACAATCATCTCCATCCTCATACAGAAAACCTTGTGCTTTAGTTGTCTCACTAGACAAGAGAACATCAGTGGTTTTCTTTGACGCTATCCTTTCTTTCTTATTAATTAACTTGGAGTTGAATTGAATAAAGACCAATTTGTTGAGTCGGGTTGTAGTAAG harbors:
- the LOC136519443 gene encoding BTB/POZ domain-containing protein At1g63850-like isoform X1, which encodes MSLRKRQRSASSSRLAAFCSPPSPPPPSSTSSSPDPLTFPNADVFLRLHLDPSSPDDVDAMPDIDCHLSAAASGTFLDLHVSSASLLRSRYFAALLSDRWPTAASGRLSLAVVAPPFCPRPFDAHIQVLRLLHTLDFAGAIRSPGDALDLLPVALLLLFDACVEACIRFLEAVPWSEDEEARVIDLARLLPADEAADLLARVSPPPVAAGPSSAAGVAARSPSEAMLHGLIHSAIHGHPVHAATKAFVAMLLKDYPSRDCVHKVLDEAFQSRLDTVKELMGKYASPDFRVAVDSDEREAIQRLNLQSAVLNVKHLYWLIERMVDLRVADNAVMLWSDQAALATDLQKLLNDADMWRNMTPGLPMLVTRCTLRLANSVITGETLVPRQVRMMLVKSWLPVLNVCRDIVQPMHFQKATNCQELEEAFLQIISTLPVPEARELLQQCLGFSTRNVDDCPHLVAAFKTWFRRAGRPPLGGEN
- the LOC136519443 gene encoding BTB/POZ domain-containing protein At1g63850-like isoform X2; this encodes MSLRKRQRSASSSRLAAFCSPPSPPPPSSTSSSPDPLTFPNADVFLRLHLDPSSPDDVDAMPDIDCHLSAAASGTFLDLHVSSASLLRSRYFAALLSDRWPTAASGRLSLAVVAPPFCPRPFDAHIQVLRLLHTLDFAGAIRSPGDALDLLPVALLLLFDACVEACIRFLEAVPWSEDEEARVIDLARLLPADEAADLLARVSPPPVAAGPSSAAGVAARSPSEAMLHGLIHSAIHGHPVHAATKAFVAMLLKDYPSRDCVHKVLDEAFQSRLDTVKELMGKYASPDFRVAVDSDEREAIQRLNLQSAVLNVKHLYWLIERMVDLRVADNAVMLWSDQAALATDLQKLLNDADMWRNMTPGLPMLVTRCTLRLANSVITGETLVPRQVSLKSPARTCISCIPFLSIRLSTMKIGSILC